In Achromobacter spanius, the following proteins share a genomic window:
- a CDS encoding succinylglutamate desuccinylase/aspartoacylase domain-containing protein translates to MEFKLPVPDLSAERAGNTDTPGVWHFDSGVPGRALMVTALVHGNELCGAWALKDLLAAGVKPRRGSLTLAFCNLNAFDRFDHANHDASRFVAEDMNRVWSAERLDNPTTPDRQRGAELRPWVQQADWLLDLHSMHEPGAPLLLTGVLPRNIALARRLKAPQHVIVDAGHKDGVRMRDFAQFGDAAREDACALLIECGFHGELAARDVARDMVARMLVESGVLDEADVPAGWRLPDPATQRVLEVTDAVVAPSMDVTFAQPWTGLETLEQAGSVIGWADGQPIVTPYDNCTLIMPSLRQLKPGVTVVRLARDYAG, encoded by the coding sequence ATGGAATTCAAGCTACCCGTTCCTGACCTGAGCGCCGAGCGCGCCGGCAATACCGACACGCCGGGCGTCTGGCATTTTGATTCGGGCGTGCCGGGGCGGGCGCTGATGGTGACCGCGCTGGTGCATGGCAACGAGCTGTGCGGCGCCTGGGCGCTGAAGGACCTGCTGGCGGCCGGCGTCAAGCCGCGCCGTGGCAGCCTGACGCTGGCCTTTTGCAACCTGAACGCCTTCGACCGCTTCGACCACGCCAACCATGACGCCTCGCGTTTTGTGGCCGAAGACATGAACCGCGTCTGGAGCGCCGAGCGTCTGGACAACCCCACAACGCCCGACCGCCAGCGCGGCGCCGAGTTGCGCCCCTGGGTGCAGCAAGCAGATTGGCTGCTGGACTTGCATTCCATGCACGAGCCGGGCGCGCCTTTACTGCTGACCGGCGTACTGCCGCGCAACATTGCGCTGGCGCGTCGGCTGAAAGCGCCGCAGCACGTGATCGTGGATGCGGGGCACAAGGACGGCGTGCGGATGCGTGACTTCGCGCAGTTCGGCGACGCCGCGCGTGAAGACGCCTGCGCCTTGCTGATCGAATGCGGTTTCCATGGTGAGCTGGCCGCGCGCGATGTCGCTCGCGACATGGTGGCCCGCATGCTGGTGGAGTCGGGGGTGCTGGATGAGGCTGACGTGCCGGCCGGCTGGCGGCTGCCCGATCCGGCAACGCAGCGCGTGCTGGAAGTGACTGACGCCGTGGTCGCGCCGTCGATGGATGTGACGTTCGCGCAGCCGTGGACGGGCCTGGAAACGCTGGAGCAGGCTGGGTCGGTGATCGGCTGGGCGGATGGCCAGCCCATCGTGACGCCCTACGACAACTGCACCTTGATCATGCCGTCGTTGCGGCAGTTGAAGCCGGGCGTGACGGTGGTGCGGCTGGCCCGCGATTATGCGGGCTGA
- the metX gene encoding homoserine O-succinyltransferase MetX codes for MTTPAQHLAGDLAADPASGFIPATVTTSDTVDPGSVGLVAPTFIRFDEPLPLLSGQSLAAYELAVETYGTLNAQRSNAVLICHALNASHHVAGQAADNPSDVGWWDNMVGPGKPVDTNIFFVIGVNNLGSCFGSTGPASINPATGKPWGAAFPVLTVEDWVRAQARVADHFGIDRFAAVMGGSLGGMQALSWAITLPDRVANCVVIASTPRLSAQNIGFNEVARRAIITDPDFHGGDYYAQDTVPRRGLSVARMIGHITYLSDDDMAEKFGRAQRAPAENGAYHYGYDVEFEVESYLRYQGEKFTRYFDANTYLLITRALDYFDPARTTGGDLARALAPAKADFLLVSFSTDWRFPPERSREIVRALLKNASPVTYAEIDAPHGHDAFLLEDARYHAVVRGYYERIARELGLAAGAAQTEGRSE; via the coding sequence ATGACCACTCCTGCCCAACATTTGGCCGGTGATCTGGCCGCTGATCCGGCCAGCGGGTTCATCCCCGCCACCGTCACGACTTCCGACACCGTTGATCCCGGTTCCGTCGGCCTGGTCGCACCCACCTTCATCCGCTTCGATGAGCCGCTGCCCTTGCTTAGCGGCCAGTCGCTGGCTGCCTACGAACTGGCCGTGGAAACCTACGGCACGCTCAACGCCCAGCGCAGCAATGCGGTCTTGATCTGCCACGCGCTGAACGCCTCGCACCATGTTGCCGGGCAAGCGGCCGACAACCCCAGCGACGTCGGCTGGTGGGACAACATGGTGGGCCCCGGCAAACCGGTGGACACCAATATTTTCTTTGTGATCGGCGTCAACAACCTGGGCTCCTGCTTTGGTTCGACCGGCCCGGCAAGCATCAACCCGGCCACCGGCAAGCCCTGGGGCGCCGCATTCCCGGTATTGACGGTGGAAGACTGGGTGCGCGCCCAGGCTCGCGTGGCCGACCACTTCGGCATTGACCGCTTCGCGGCCGTGATGGGCGGATCGCTGGGCGGCATGCAAGCGCTTAGCTGGGCCATCACTTTGCCCGACCGCGTGGCCAATTGCGTGGTCATCGCCAGCACGCCGCGCTTGTCGGCGCAGAACATCGGCTTTAACGAAGTGGCGCGCCGCGCCATCATCACCGACCCGGATTTCCACGGCGGCGACTACTACGCGCAAGACACGGTGCCGCGCCGCGGCCTGTCGGTGGCGCGCATGATCGGCCACATCACGTATCTGTCCGACGACGACATGGCCGAAAAATTCGGCCGTGCCCAACGCGCGCCGGCCGAGAACGGCGCCTACCACTACGGCTACGACGTCGAATTCGAAGTGGAGTCGTACCTGCGCTACCAGGGCGAAAAGTTCACCCGCTATTTCGACGCCAACACCTATCTGCTGATCACGCGCGCGCTGGATTACTTCGATCCGGCCCGCACCACGGGGGGCGACCTGGCGCGCGCGCTGGCGCCGGCCAAGGCCGACTTCCTGCTGGTGTCGTTTTCCACCGATTGGCGCTTTCCGCCGGAACGCTCGCGCGAAATCGTGCGCGCGCTGTTGAAGAACGCCAGCCCCGTGACCTACGCTGAAATCGACGCGCCGCATGGGCACGACGCCTTCCTGCTGGAAGACGCGCGCTACCACGCCGTGGTGCGCGGCTACTACGAACGTATCGCGCGCGAGCTTGGCCTGGCCGCCGGCGCCGCGCAGACCGAAGGACGCTCCGAATGA
- the metW gene encoding methionine biosynthesis protein MetW, whose protein sequence is MNPVTPRYAHSALRPDLARIAGWIEPGSRVLDLGCGDGALLAHLRDHRQVRGAGVELDDTCVIACVRRGVEVIQQNLEDGLALFDDKQFDTVVLSQTLQSMHRTEHILREMARVARHGIVSFPNFGYWPHGWAILRGRMPVTGQMPYQWYNTPNIHLCTLRDFEQLADELKLRILERATFNEGHEVKLFPSWRSTLAVYRFATP, encoded by the coding sequence ATGAATCCTGTCACCCCCCGCTATGCCCATAGCGCGCTGCGGCCCGACCTGGCGCGCATCGCCGGCTGGATCGAGCCCGGCAGCCGCGTCCTGGACCTGGGCTGTGGCGACGGCGCGCTGCTCGCGCACCTGCGCGACCACCGTCAGGTGCGCGGCGCGGGGGTCGAACTGGACGACACCTGCGTCATCGCTTGCGTGCGGCGCGGGGTCGAGGTGATTCAGCAAAACCTGGAAGACGGGCTGGCGCTGTTCGACGACAAGCAGTTCGACACCGTGGTGCTGTCGCAAACCTTGCAGTCCATGCACCGCACCGAGCACATCCTGCGCGAGATGGCGCGCGTGGCCCGCCACGGCATCGTGTCGTTTCCCAACTTCGGCTACTGGCCGCATGGCTGGGCCATCCTGCGCGGGCGTATGCCGGTCACCGGCCAGATGCCCTACCAGTGGTACAACACGCCGAACATCCACCTGTGCACGCTGCGCGATTTCGAGCAATTGGCCGACGAGCTGAAGCTGCGCATCCTGGAACGCGCCACGTTCAACGAAGGCCACGAGGTCAAGTTGTTCCCAAGCTGGCGCAGCACGCTGGCGGTGTACCGTTTCGCCACGCCCTGA
- a CDS encoding lipocalin family protein, with amino-acid sequence MRRTATFLMALAASVGIAHAAPPPMQTVESVDLKRYAGMWYEIANFPMFFQRNCVGDTTAEYTANADGTIGVNNRCRTKDGDIDSATGNATVVEGSNNAKLEVTFFKPFKGDYWVIGLDPEYRWSVVGTPDRKYLWILSRSPQLPKEELDKALAAAKAQGYELDELRYTPQK; translated from the coding sequence ATGCGCCGCACCGCAACATTCCTGATGGCCCTGGCCGCCAGCGTGGGCATCGCCCATGCCGCGCCGCCGCCCATGCAGACCGTGGAATCGGTGGACCTGAAACGCTACGCCGGGATGTGGTACGAAATCGCGAATTTCCCCATGTTCTTCCAGCGCAACTGCGTGGGCGACACCACCGCCGAATACACCGCGAATGCCGATGGCACCATCGGCGTGAACAATCGCTGTCGCACCAAGGACGGCGACATTGATTCCGCGACCGGCAATGCCACCGTCGTGGAAGGCAGCAACAACGCCAAGCTGGAAGTCACCTTCTTCAAGCCGTTCAAGGGCGACTACTGGGTCATCGGCCTGGACCCCGAATACCGTTGGTCCGTGGTGGGCACGCCTGATCGCAAGTACTTGTGGATATTGTCGCGTTCGCCGCAACTGCCCAAGGAAGAATTGGACAAGGCCCTGGCTGCTGCCAAGGCCCAGGGCTATGAACTAGACGAGCTGCGGTACACGCCGCAGAAATAA
- a CDS encoding alpha/beta hydrolase — protein sequence MSPISMTPAPDGTPLANYLWPAAPNVPAPITGPGTPSVYLMHGLSEHAGRYDRLARWLAARGWTVGAHDHRGHGRSGGPPATLSHQDDLVHDAVDRLQAWTQAQGRPPILLAHSLGALVAVRIALRRMAELDALVLSSPPFVVNVPLWVRRTLTWMSLHAPDLRVPHGLAPARISHDRAVVKAYRSDPLVRRRMTGRLARFVDENGRESLREAGLLPCRTLLMVAGDDSIVAAEGSRQFAQRAPAELLTLRWYDTAWHEIFNETAPISDPVYADLDEWLARTAQALSLPPVLTPSAQEAGTP from the coding sequence TTGTCGCCGATTTCCATGACCCCCGCGCCCGACGGCACCCCCTTGGCCAACTATCTTTGGCCCGCCGCCCCCAATGTGCCCGCCCCCATCACCGGCCCCGGCACCCCCAGCGTCTACCTGATGCATGGGCTGAGCGAACACGCCGGCCGCTACGACCGCCTGGCCCGTTGGCTGGCCGCGCGAGGCTGGACCGTGGGCGCGCACGACCATCGCGGCCATGGGCGTTCGGGCGGCCCGCCCGCCACCCTGAGCCACCAGGACGACCTGGTCCACGACGCCGTGGACCGCCTGCAGGCCTGGACGCAGGCTCAAGGCCGCCCGCCCATCTTGCTGGCTCACAGCCTGGGCGCGCTGGTGGCCGTGCGCATTGCCCTGCGTCGCATGGCCGAGCTGGACGCGCTGGTACTCAGTTCACCGCCCTTTGTCGTCAACGTGCCCCTGTGGGTGCGCCGCACGCTGACCTGGATGTCGCTGCATGCGCCCGACCTGCGCGTGCCCCACGGCCTGGCGCCCGCCCGTATCTCGCACGACCGGGCCGTCGTGAAAGCCTACCGGTCCGACCCGCTGGTGCGGCGGCGCATGACTGGCCGGTTGGCCCGCTTCGTGGATGAAAACGGTCGCGAATCCCTGCGCGAAGCCGGCCTGCTACCCTGCCGCACCCTGCTGATGGTGGCGGGGGATGACTCCATCGTCGCCGCCGAAGGCAGCCGCCAATTCGCCCAGCGCGCCCCCGCCGAATTGCTGACCCTGCGCTGGTACGACACCGCCTGGCACGAGATCTTCAATGAAACGGCCCCTATTTCCGATCCGGTTTATGCTGACCTGGACGAATGGCTGGCGCGCACGGCGCAGGCATTGTCCCTGCCCCCTGTATTGACTCCCTCGGCACAGGAGGCCGGCACCCCGTAA
- a CDS encoding Bug family tripartite tricarboxylate transporter substrate binding protein, whose translation MKSYLHPLRAALVAFCAASAVAAAPAAFAADYPSRSISLVVGYPAGGSLDLTARLLGEELGKRLGQTVVVENVGGAGGTIGAQRVARAAPDGYTIFLGSTNEMVIARMINTAVKYDSAKDFTPLGLVASQPMLLAASKNSGVKTAAEYLQKLRGAEAGTFNYGSSGVGTTLHLAGEMINQATGTRAEHVPYRGVSPLVTDLMSGQLDFGMLVLSSGLPQVRSGNIVALGLTENKRSPAAPEIAPLAATPGFESVDINLWFALYGPAGLPEPVVAKLRGALDETLKSDQFRGKMQDAGGEIAKPGVDLAAYQVEETKKYGALVKAAKIEAQ comes from the coding sequence ATGAAGTCTTACCTGCATCCGCTGCGTGCGGCGCTTGTTGCGTTCTGTGCCGCCTCGGCCGTGGCCGCCGCGCCGGCCGCCTTCGCCGCCGATTACCCCTCCCGTAGCATTTCACTGGTTGTCGGCTACCCCGCCGGCGGCAGCCTGGACCTGACCGCGCGCCTGTTGGGCGAAGAGCTGGGCAAGCGCCTGGGCCAGACCGTGGTGGTTGAAAACGTGGGCGGCGCCGGCGGCACGATCGGCGCGCAGCGCGTGGCGCGCGCAGCCCCCGACGGCTATACGATTTTCCTGGGCTCCACCAACGAAATGGTGATTGCTCGCATGATCAACACCGCCGTGAAGTACGACAGCGCCAAGGACTTCACGCCCTTGGGCCTGGTGGCGTCGCAGCCTATGCTGCTGGCCGCCAGCAAGAACTCCGGCGTCAAGACGGCTGCCGAGTACTTGCAGAAGCTGCGCGGCGCGGAAGCGGGCACGTTCAATTACGGCTCGTCCGGCGTGGGCACCACCTTGCATCTGGCCGGTGAAATGATCAACCAGGCCACCGGCACACGCGCCGAGCACGTGCCGTACCGTGGCGTGTCGCCCCTGGTCACCGACCTGATGAGCGGCCAACTGGACTTCGGCATGCTGGTGCTGTCCTCGGGCCTGCCGCAAGTGCGCAGTGGCAACATCGTGGCGCTGGGCCTGACGGAGAACAAGCGTTCGCCGGCCGCGCCCGAAATCGCGCCGCTGGCCGCAACGCCGGGCTTTGAATCCGTCGACATCAACCTGTGGTTCGCGCTGTATGGCCCGGCCGGCCTGCCGGAGCCGGTGGTCGCCAAGCTGCGCGGCGCGCTGGACGAGACGCTGAAGTCGGACCAGTTCCGCGGCAAGATGCAGGACGCTGGCGGTGAAATCGCCAAGCCGGGCGTGGACCTTGCGGCCTACCAGGTTGAAGAAACGAAGAAGTACGGCGCGCTGGTCAAGGCCGCCAAGATCGAAGCGCAATAA
- a CDS encoding AEC family transporter, with protein MLAIAQFYLSAIVLMLPLLSCVGIGVFWGKRDIPFGGAFITTLVTSVTTPALVFHTFVTTQLDDRALADVAAATLLALLLCALVGALLLKVWKLPVRTLLPTASLPNAGNLGLPISQLAFGDAGLSVAVAFFAVNSFVMHTVAVRLLPGVNTKGSWKSPILLASVVAVAMRLLHIPVPEWLIETARMLGAVTVPLMLLSLGHALALIPSNGLRDGAKVAAIRLVVGLAAGLAVVWALDLEPVLGGALTLQMAMPCAVVSYMYAKRYTTMGDTAAGAVLVSTVVFLLLAPLMLWFTHGA; from the coding sequence ATGTTGGCCATCGCCCAGTTCTATCTTTCAGCCATCGTGCTGATGCTGCCCCTGCTGTCCTGCGTGGGCATCGGGGTGTTCTGGGGCAAGCGCGATATCCCCTTTGGCGGCGCGTTCATCACCACGCTGGTGACCTCGGTGACCACGCCCGCCCTGGTGTTCCACACCTTTGTCACGACCCAGCTCGACGACCGCGCGCTGGCCGACGTGGCGGCCGCCACGCTGTTGGCGCTGCTGCTGTGCGCGTTGGTCGGCGCGCTGCTGCTCAAGGTCTGGAAGCTGCCGGTGCGCACGTTGCTGCCCACGGCGAGCCTGCCGAACGCCGGCAACCTGGGGCTGCCGATTTCGCAACTGGCGTTTGGCGACGCGGGCCTGTCGGTGGCGGTGGCGTTTTTTGCGGTGAATTCGTTCGTCATGCATACCGTGGCCGTGCGGCTGCTGCCCGGCGTCAACACCAAGGGCAGCTGGAAAAGCCCCATCCTGCTGGCGTCGGTGGTGGCGGTGGCGATGCGCCTGTTGCACATTCCGGTGCCGGAATGGCTGATTGAAACGGCGCGCATGCTGGGCGCCGTCACCGTGCCGCTGATGCTGCTGAGCCTGGGCCACGCCTTGGCGTTGATTCCGTCCAATGGCCTGCGCGATGGCGCCAAGGTGGCGGCGATCCGGCTGGTGGTGGGCTTGGCGGCAGGGCTGGCCGTGGTGTGGGCGCTGGACCTGGAGCCCGTGCTCGGCGGGGCGCTGACCTTGCAGATGGCCATGCCCTGCGCCGTGGTCAGCTATATGTATGCCAAGCGCTACACGACGATGGGCGACACTGCGGCGGGCGCGGTGCTGGTGTCGACAGTGGTGTTCCTGCTGCTGGCCCCGCTGATGCTGTGGTTCACACACGGGGCGTAG
- a CDS encoding LysR family transcriptional regulator, whose amino-acid sequence MADLKLLEDLIALARTGSFVRAAELRHVTHPAFGRRIRALEAWAGAPLVERQHLPVTLTPEGEALLRTATQVVEQMGLVRHRISSSGAGGDAVLRIATGRSLARTLVADWIARLRHRTPKVLTEGTQVELSTGQAKDLVVRLEQGKVDLLCCYEHPALSVPLSPARYRYMTLATDKLVPVSQVDARGRTRYALQDGGQPVPLITYTGGLAMERIVGDRLETTPYALTPFVRSDSLDAAHGAVAKGLGVAWLPWSMVAADCRRGALVALGGRSEEIAFEVRLYRPRARLTDLAEAAWEATANRKV is encoded by the coding sequence ATGGCTGATCTGAAACTCCTGGAAGACCTGATCGCGCTGGCGCGCACGGGCAGTTTCGTGCGCGCCGCCGAACTGCGTCACGTCACCCACCCCGCGTTCGGGCGGCGCATCCGCGCGCTGGAAGCCTGGGCGGGCGCGCCGCTGGTCGAACGCCAGCACCTCCCCGTGACGCTGACCCCGGAAGGCGAGGCGCTGCTCAGGACGGCCACGCAGGTGGTCGAACAGATGGGGCTGGTGCGCCATCGCATCAGCAGTTCGGGCGCGGGCGGGGACGCCGTGCTGCGCATTGCCACCGGCCGCAGCCTGGCGCGCACGCTGGTCGCGGACTGGATTGCGCGCTTGCGGCATCGCACGCCCAAGGTGCTGACCGAAGGCACGCAGGTTGAACTGTCGACGGGTCAGGCGAAAGATCTGGTGGTGCGGCTGGAGCAGGGCAAGGTGGATCTGTTGTGCTGCTACGAGCATCCGGCCTTGTCCGTGCCCTTGAGCCCCGCGCGCTACCGCTACATGACGCTGGCCACCGACAAGCTGGTGCCGGTGAGCCAGGTGGATGCGCGTGGCCGTACCCGCTATGCGCTGCAAGACGGTGGCCAGCCGGTGCCGCTGATCACCTATACGGGCGGCCTGGCGATGGAGCGCATTGTGGGCGACCGCCTGGAAACCACGCCCTATGCACTGACGCCTTTCGTGCGCAGCGATTCGTTGGACGCGGCGCACGGCGCGGTCGCCAAGGGTCTGGGTGTGGCGTGGCTGCCGTGGTCCATGGTGGCGGCGGATTGCCGTCGCGGCGCCTTGGTTGCGCTGGGCGGCCGCAGCGAAGAGATCGCTTTCGAGGTGCGCCTTTACCGTCCGCGCGCTCGCTTGACGGACCTGGCGGAGGCGGCCTGGGAGGCCACCGCGAATCGCAAGGTCTGA
- a CDS encoding helix-turn-helix domain-containing protein, producing MAPLTSLSALPAPKALSDRQAMCLFWSAAGKTSWETSRILGVSESTVNFHLRNACAKLGVRGRRAAVVAALRQGLLDTVIA from the coding sequence TTGGCGCCACTCACGTCGCTGTCGGCGCTGCCTGCCCCGAAAGCGCTGTCAGACCGCCAGGCCATGTGCCTGTTCTGGTCGGCGGCGGGCAAAACCAGTTGGGAAACCAGCCGCATCCTGGGCGTCAGTGAAAGCACCGTGAATTTCCATCTGCGCAACGCCTGCGCCAAGCTGGGTGTACGGGGCCGACGGGCCGCCGTGGTGGCGGCGCTGCGCCAAGGGCTGCTGGACACCGTCATTGCTTGA
- a CDS encoding Ldh family oxidoreductase yields the protein MAHIYLDELQHLAAAALAAAGANPAMADSTARALVFAESQGISSHGLSRVPFYAGHLRAGRAIGSAVPRIVHERGGAALIDAGSGLAFPACAMAVEQAALRAREHGIAFIGVANSHHFGEAAYHLEALADAGLVALALSNSPAAMPAWGGKRPLFGTNPIAAVFPRRNGARLVIDMSLSQVARGKLMIAARDNQPIPLGWALDADGQPTTDPKAGLAGSMLPAGGVKGAMLALIVELLACALTGAHFGFETESFFVDAGGPARLGQAFMAIDPGALAGNNAYLERVETLVDAMLEDDGVRLPGDRRRKLRDAAIKHGVDIPDALMAQLRDMAGAA from the coding sequence ATGGCTCACATCTATCTGGACGAACTGCAACACCTGGCGGCCGCCGCGCTTGCCGCCGCCGGCGCCAACCCGGCCATGGCGGACAGCACCGCCCGCGCGCTGGTTTTTGCGGAAAGCCAGGGCATCAGTTCGCACGGCCTGTCGCGCGTGCCGTTCTACGCCGGGCACCTGCGCGCGGGCCGCGCCATTGGTTCAGCCGTGCCGCGCATCGTGCATGAACGCGGCGGCGCGGCGCTGATCGATGCGGGCTCGGGCCTGGCGTTTCCCGCCTGCGCGATGGCGGTCGAACAAGCCGCGCTGCGCGCCCGTGAACACGGCATCGCCTTCATTGGCGTGGCCAACAGCCACCATTTCGGCGAAGCCGCCTACCACCTTGAAGCCCTGGCGGACGCCGGGCTGGTAGCGCTGGCCCTAAGCAATTCCCCCGCCGCCATGCCCGCCTGGGGCGGCAAGCGCCCGCTGTTCGGCACCAATCCCATCGCGGCGGTCTTTCCCCGGCGCAACGGCGCAAGGCTGGTGATCGACATGTCGCTGTCGCAGGTGGCGCGCGGCAAGCTGATGATCGCCGCGCGCGACAACCAGCCCATTCCGCTGGGCTGGGCGCTGGACGCCGATGGCCAACCCACCACCGACCCCAAGGCCGGCCTGGCGGGCAGCATGCTGCCGGCGGGCGGCGTCAAGGGCGCCATGCTCGCGCTGATCGTCGAACTGCTGGCTTGCGCGCTGACGGGAGCGCACTTTGGCTTCGAAACAGAATCGTTCTTTGTCGACGCGGGCGGCCCCGCGCGGCTGGGGCAGGCGTTCATGGCGATCGATCCCGGCGCGCTGGCCGGCAACAACGCCTACCTGGAGCGCGTGGAAACGCTGGTCGACGCCATGCTGGAAGACGACGGCGTGCGCCTGCCCGGCGACCGCCGCCGCAAGCTGCGCGACGCCGCCATCAAGCACGGCGTGGACATTCCCGACGCGCTGATGGCGCAGTTGCGCGACATGGCCGGGGCGGCCTGA
- the gshA gene encoding glutamate--cysteine ligase, which yields MTDTAANRLSRLEANRSLLTQTLRGIEKEGLRVDEQGILSRTPHPAGLGSALTNEHVTTDYSESLLELITGTHTDVDALLAELTNTHRHVYSVLDHELIWNQSMPATLPAEADIPIAWYGKSNTGMLKHVYRRGLAERYGKRMQCIAGVHYNFSLPEDLWSVLDTQAGSAQDRRSRGYISLIRNFTRYSWLLMYLFGAAPALASDFLRGQDHPLHRLGDHTLYLPYATSLRMSDLGYQNKAQSQLKLCYNDLDTFLGRLYDAVTQPWPDYEKIGTHRNGEWIQLNTNVLQIENEYYSSIRPKRATGRCERPITALTERGVQYVEVRCLDIDPESPVGIDASTSRFVDAFLLFCAASDSPFFPANGYCQRSADNFSTVVKEGRKPGLTLDRDGQSVALPQWGHDLLDQIAPYAALFDSALGGSAYADALAAQRVKLDQPDATPSARLLEALTQSGLSFHDYSLAQSARHADTLRAQALPTDLAAAYEQAAVKSTQEQLRIEESDTVDFATYVARYHDALKAPRK from the coding sequence GTGACTGATACCGCCGCCAACCGCCTCTCCCGCCTAGAGGCCAACCGCTCGCTGCTGACCCAGACGCTGCGAGGCATTGAAAAAGAAGGCCTGCGCGTGGACGAGCAGGGCATTTTGTCCCGCACGCCCCACCCTGCCGGCCTGGGTTCGGCGCTGACCAATGAACACGTCACCACCGATTACTCCGAATCGCTGCTGGAACTCATCACGGGCACGCATACCGATGTGGATGCGCTCCTGGCCGAGCTCACCAACACCCACCGCCACGTCTACAGCGTGCTGGACCACGAGCTGATCTGGAATCAGTCCATGCCCGCCACGCTGCCCGCCGAAGCGGACATTCCCATCGCGTGGTACGGCAAGTCCAACACGGGCATGCTCAAGCATGTGTATCGCCGCGGGCTTGCCGAACGCTATGGCAAGAGGATGCAATGCATTGCCGGCGTGCACTACAACTTCTCGCTGCCCGAAGACCTTTGGTCGGTGCTGGACACGCAAGCCGGGTCCGCGCAAGACCGCCGTTCGCGCGGCTATATCAGCCTGATCCGCAACTTCACGCGCTATTCCTGGCTGCTGATGTACCTGTTTGGCGCGGCCCCCGCGCTGGCCAGCGATTTCCTGCGCGGCCAGGACCACCCGCTGCACCGCCTGGGTGACCACACGCTCTACCTGCCCTACGCCACCAGCCTGCGCATGAGCGATCTTGGCTACCAGAACAAGGCGCAGTCGCAGCTGAAGCTTTGCTACAACGACCTGGACACGTTCCTGGGCCGCCTGTACGACGCCGTGACGCAACCCTGGCCTGATTACGAAAAGATCGGCACGCATCGCAACGGCGAATGGATTCAGCTCAACACCAACGTGCTGCAGATCGAAAACGAGTACTACTCCAGCATCCGCCCCAAGCGCGCCACCGGCCGCTGCGAACGCCCCATCACCGCGCTCACGGAACGCGGCGTGCAGTACGTGGAAGTGCGCTGCCTGGATATCGACCCCGAATCGCCCGTGGGCATCGATGCCAGCACGAGCCGCTTCGTCGACGCCTTCCTGCTGTTCTGCGCGGCGTCCGACAGCCCCTTCTTCCCCGCCAACGGCTACTGTCAGCGCAGCGCCGACAATTTTTCCACGGTGGTCAAAGAAGGCCGCAAGCCCGGCCTGACGCTGGACCGCGATGGCCAGTCCGTCGCGCTGCCGCAGTGGGGCCACGATCTTCTGGACCAGATCGCCCCCTACGCCGCGCTGTTTGATTCGGCCCTGGGCGGCAGCGCCTACGCCGACGCGCTGGCCGCGCAACGCGTCAAGCTGGATCAGCCCGACGCCACCCCGTCGGCGCGCCTGCTGGAAGCCCTGACGCAAAGCGGCCTGTCGTTTCACGACTACTCGCTGGCGCAAAGCGCCAGGCACGCCGACACGCTGCGCGCCCAAGCCCTGCCCACAGACCTGGCCGCGGCCTATGAACAGGCGGCGGTGAAGTCAACGCAGGAACAGCTACGCATCGAGGAGTCGGACACGGTGGACTTCGCCACCTACGTGGCCCGCTATCACGACGCCCTGAAAGCACCGCGCAAATAA